A portion of the Flavobacterium limnophilum genome contains these proteins:
- a CDS encoding DUF4293 family protein has protein sequence MLQRIQTIYLLLAFVVTGVLPFLIPLWEMADGKDYYFMQNQAYVVILGLSTTLSLLSIVSYKKRQNQFVIGRLNIILNLILLGLFVYRSLNVSGETIAVSEKGIGMFLPIVAIVLLVLANKAIKKDEDLVKSVDRLR, from the coding sequence ATGTTACAAAGAATTCAAACCATTTATTTACTTCTTGCCTTTGTGGTAACTGGCGTTTTACCATTTTTAATTCCATTATGGGAAATGGCAGATGGCAAAGACTACTACTTTATGCAAAATCAAGCGTATGTGGTGATTTTAGGTCTAAGCACTACGCTTAGTTTGTTGAGTATTGTATCATATAAAAAAAGACAAAATCAATTTGTTATCGGCAGATTGAACATAATATTAAATTTAATTTTATTAGGCTTGTTTGTTTATCGTTCACTAAATGTATCTGGAGAAACCATAGCGGTTTCTGAGAAAGGTATTGGGATGTTTCTGCCAATTGTTGCTATCGTATTATTAGTGTTAGCTAATAAGGCCATCAAAAAGGATGAAGATCTTGTAAAATCTGTGGACCGATTGAGATAA
- a CDS encoding metallophosphoesterase family protein — protein MKKILLLSDTHSHIDDTILKYVAQADEVWHAGDIGDLVVTDTIKKMKPLRAVYGNIDDDKARMEFPLHNRFMCEGVDVWITHIGGYPGKYNPNIKAEMTANPPKLFICGHSHILKVMFDKKHNLLHMNPGAAGKSGFHQVRTMLRFVIDGDKIKDLEIIEIGKK, from the coding sequence ATGAAAAAAATCCTCCTCCTGTCCGACACCCACAGTCATATTGACGACACGATTTTGAAGTATGTGGCACAAGCTGACGAAGTTTGGCACGCTGGTGATATTGGTGATTTGGTGGTGACCGATACCATAAAAAAAATGAAACCTTTACGAGCTGTTTACGGCAACATCGACGACGACAAAGCCAGAATGGAATTCCCTTTGCACAATCGGTTTATGTGTGAAGGCGTCGATGTCTGGATTACCCATATTGGCGGTTATCCCGGGAAATACAATCCAAATATTAAAGCAGAAATGACTGCAAACCCGCCAAAATTGTTTATTTGCGGGCATTCGCATATCCTCAAAGTGATGTTCGACAAGAAGCACAATCTCCTGCACATGAATCCTGGAGCTGCCGGAAAAAGTGGTTTTCATCAAGTGAGAACGATGCTGCGTTTCGTGATTGACGGCGACAAAATAAAAGATTTGGAAATAATTGAAATAGGGAAGAAATAG
- the truA gene encoding tRNA pseudouridine(38-40) synthase TruA: MRYFIKLAYNGTNYHGWQYQPNASSVQETLNKAVSVILNTDINLMGAGRTDTGVHAKEMYAHFDFEKPFDIKSSIHKLNSYLPKDIVVYDIIPVHDEAHARFDAKKRTYEYHVNSFKDAFLQDGSWYFHQELDLDLMNEASKLLFDHIDFQCFSKVNTDVNTFDCTIFEAYWKQENNQIVFTISANRFLRNMVRAIVGTLVNVGLHKITLDNFNEIIKSKNREKAGFSVPAQGLYLTKIEYDYLK, encoded by the coding sequence TTGAGGTATTTTATAAAACTGGCTTATAACGGAACCAATTATCACGGATGGCAATACCAGCCCAATGCTTCGTCCGTGCAGGAAACCCTGAACAAGGCGGTTTCGGTAATCTTGAATACCGACATCAATCTTATGGGCGCAGGACGAACTGATACTGGAGTACACGCCAAGGAAATGTACGCCCATTTTGATTTTGAAAAACCTTTTGACATAAAAAGCAGCATACACAAACTCAATTCTTATTTGCCCAAAGACATTGTGGTCTATGACATTATTCCTGTTCACGACGAAGCCCACGCCCGTTTTGATGCCAAGAAAAGAACCTACGAATACCACGTCAACAGCTTCAAGGATGCTTTTTTGCAGGACGGAAGCTGGTATTTCCACCAAGAATTGGATTTGGATTTGATGAATGAAGCCTCAAAATTGTTGTTTGACCATATTGATTTTCAATGTTTTTCCAAGGTAAATACTGATGTTAACACCTTCGATTGCACTATATTTGAAGCTTATTGGAAGCAAGAAAACAACCAAATTGTATTCACTATTTCGGCCAATCGTTTCCTGCGCAACATGGTTCGCGCCATTGTCGGAACATTGGTAAACGTTGGCTTGCATAAGATTACGCTAGACAATTTCAACGAAATCATTAAAAGCAAGAATCGGGAGAAAGCCGGTTTTTCGGTTCCGGCCCAAGGATTGTATTTGACCAAAATTGAATACGATTACCTAAAATAA
- a CDS encoding ABC transporter ATP-binding protein: MKAKAFDTRLFKRILKYTKPYQSRFNFVVVFAISLSIFAALRPYLLKETVDGYIKTQDKFGLLLYVSLMGFVLLLEVFSQFFFVYWANWLGQDIVKDIRTKMFRHILSFKMRYFDNVPVGQLVTRSVSDIEAIARIFSQGLFMIISDMMKMVVVLLFMFYMNWKLTWIVIVAMPILVYFTRIFQKKMQIAFEEVRTQIANMNSFVQERVTGMKIVQLFNREDIEFEKFKSINDKHNKAWIKTILYNSIFFPIADIISSLTLGFIVLYGGFKILNGDNFTTLGDLFSYTMFIGMLFNPLRQIADKFNEMQLGMIAANRVFDILDTQDQIQDTGTVEAPIFKGDIQFKDVHFGYIANEEVIKGIDLDVKAGETIAIVGSTGAGKSTIINLLNRFYEINSGKIYIDEHDIENYTLSSLRKQIAVVLQDVFLFADTIFNNITLNNPDISREQVLAAAKKIGVHKFIMSLPDNYDFDVKERGVMLSSGQRQLIAFLRAYVSNPSILILDEATSSIDTYSEELIQKATETITKGRTSIVIAHRLATIVNANKIVVMDKGLIVEQGTHQELISKDGGYYKNLYDSQFSIAN, from the coding sequence ATGAAAGCAAAAGCATTCGATACTAGATTATTCAAGAGAATATTAAAATACACCAAGCCTTACCAATCGAGATTCAATTTCGTGGTGGTTTTTGCCATTTCGTTGTCGATTTTTGCGGCATTGCGACCTTATTTATTGAAGGAAACCGTGGACGGTTACATCAAGACACAAGATAAATTCGGGCTTTTACTTTATGTTAGCCTGATGGGGTTTGTGCTTCTATTGGAGGTATTCTCCCAGTTTTTCTTCGTGTATTGGGCTAACTGGCTCGGGCAGGACATCGTAAAAGACATTAGAACCAAAATGTTTCGACACATCTTGAGTTTCAAAATGAGGTATTTTGACAATGTGCCCGTGGGACAACTCGTGACGCGCTCCGTTTCCGACATTGAGGCCATTGCCCGCATTTTTAGCCAAGGTTTGTTCATGATTATCAGTGACATGATGAAAATGGTCGTGGTGCTGCTTTTTATGTTCTATATGAACTGGAAACTCACCTGGATCGTGATTGTGGCCATGCCGATATTGGTTTATTTTACTCGAATATTCCAAAAGAAAATGCAAATCGCTTTTGAAGAAGTGCGTACCCAAATTGCCAACATGAATTCCTTCGTGCAGGAACGGGTTACTGGAATGAAAATTGTGCAACTGTTCAATCGCGAAGACATTGAATTCGAAAAATTCAAGTCCATCAACGACAAGCACAACAAGGCTTGGATAAAAACCATCTTGTACAACTCCATCTTCTTCCCCATTGCCGACATTATTTCGTCCTTGACCCTTGGTTTCATTGTATTATACGGTGGATTCAAAATATTGAATGGTGATAATTTCACGACACTGGGAGATTTGTTTTCCTATACCATGTTCATCGGAATGTTGTTCAATCCGCTACGTCAAATTGCGGATAAATTCAACGAGATGCAACTGGGAATGATTGCTGCCAATCGTGTTTTTGACATTCTCGACACCCAAGACCAAATTCAGGATACGGGAACGGTTGAAGCCCCAATTTTTAAAGGAGACATTCAATTCAAGGACGTTCATTTTGGCTATATTGCCAACGAAGAAGTGATAAAAGGAATAGATTTAGATGTAAAAGCTGGCGAAACCATTGCCATTGTGGGATCTACGGGTGCCGGAAAATCGACCATCATCAATTTGCTGAACCGTTTTTACGAAATCAACAGCGGGAAAATTTATATTGACGAACACGACATCGAAAACTACACCTTGAGTTCGCTTAGAAAGCAAATTGCGGTGGTCTTGCAGGACGTTTTCCTTTTTGCCGACACCATATTCAACAACATCACGCTGAACAATCCCGATATTTCCCGGGAACAGGTTTTGGCTGCCGCCAAGAAAATTGGCGTCCACAAATTCATCATGAGTTTGCCCGACAATTATGATTTTGACGTGAAGGAACGCGGCGTAATGCTGTCTTCGGGACAACGCCAATTGATTGCTTTTCTGCGTGCTTACGTGAGCAATCCGAGTATTTTGATTCTGGACGAAGCCACTTCTTCCATCGATACGTATTCGGAAGAATTGATTCAAAAAGCTACCGAAACTATTACTAAAGGAAGAACTTCCATCGTGATTGCACACCGATTGGCCACCATCGTCAATGCCAACAAAATTGTGGTGATGGACAAAGGATTGATCGTGGAACAAGGAACCCACCAAGAGCTAATTTCGAAGGATGGAGGCTATTATAAAAACTTGTACGACTCACAGTTTTCGATAGCCAATTAG
- the lpdA gene encoding dihydrolipoyl dehydrogenase: MKYDIIVLGSGPGGYVTAIRASQLGFKVAVIEKENLGGICLNWGCIPTKALLKSAQVFDYLKHASDYGLTVSSFDKDFPAVIQRSRNVASGMSKGVTFLMKKNKIDVINGFGKVKPGKKIDVTDKDGKVTEFSADHIIIATGARSRELPNLPQDGVKVIGYRQAMSLPTQPKKMIVVGSGAIGVEFAHFYNSMGTDVTIVEFMPNVVPVEDEDISKQFEKSLKKAGIKVMLNSSVERIDTSGAGVKAYVKTAKGEEVLEADILLSAVGIKTNIENIGLEEVGIAVDRDKILVNAYNQTNIPGYYAIGDVTPGQALAHVASAEGINCVEKIAGLHVDPIDYGNVPGCTYATPEIASVGLTEKKALELGYEIKVGKFPFSASGKAQASGNSDGFVKVIFDAKYGEWLGCHMIGAGVTDMIAEAVVARKLETTGHEILKSIHPHPTMSEAVMEAVADAYGEVIHL, from the coding sequence ATGAAATACGATATTATAGTTTTAGGAAGTGGCCCAGGCGGATATGTAACTGCCATTAGAGCTTCACAATTAGGCTTTAAAGTTGCCGTAATCGAAAAAGAAAACCTTGGTGGAATTTGTTTGAATTGGGGTTGTATCCCTACGAAAGCATTGTTGAAATCAGCACAGGTTTTTGATTACCTTAAACACGCTTCCGATTACGGATTGACTGTTTCCTCATTTGACAAAGATTTCCCGGCCGTTATTCAACGTAGCCGTAATGTGGCTTCAGGAATGAGTAAAGGGGTTACTTTCTTGATGAAAAAAAATAAAATTGACGTTATCAATGGTTTTGGAAAAGTGAAACCGGGTAAAAAAATTGACGTTACCGATAAAGACGGAAAAGTTACTGAATTTTCTGCAGACCATATTATCATTGCTACCGGTGCTCGTTCTCGTGAGTTGCCAAACTTGCCACAAGATGGTGTTAAAGTAATTGGTTACAGACAAGCAATGTCCTTGCCTACCCAACCTAAAAAGATGATTGTGGTTGGTTCTGGAGCGATCGGAGTAGAATTTGCACATTTCTACAACTCTATGGGAACAGATGTTACCATCGTAGAATTCATGCCAAACGTAGTGCCTGTTGAAGACGAAGATATCTCAAAACAATTTGAAAAATCGTTGAAAAAAGCTGGAATTAAGGTAATGCTAAATTCATCTGTAGAAAGAATCGATACTTCTGGTGCAGGAGTAAAAGCTTATGTAAAAACGGCCAAAGGAGAAGAAGTTTTGGAAGCCGACATCTTGTTGTCTGCTGTTGGAATCAAAACCAACATCGAAAACATCGGATTGGAAGAAGTGGGTATTGCTGTTGACCGTGATAAAATCTTGGTTAACGCTTACAACCAAACCAATATTCCTGGATATTACGCCATTGGTGACGTTACTCCGGGTCAGGCTTTGGCACACGTGGCTTCTGCCGAAGGAATCAACTGTGTGGAAAAAATTGCCGGTCTTCACGTAGATCCAATCGATTACGGAAACGTTCCAGGTTGTACTTATGCAACACCCGAAATCGCTTCTGTAGGTTTGACTGAAAAGAAAGCTCTAGAATTAGGTTACGAAATCAAAGTGGGTAAATTCCCGTTCTCGGCATCCGGAAAAGCACAAGCTTCTGGAAATTCTGATGGTTTCGTGAAAGTAATTTTTGATGCCAAATACGGCGAATGGTTGGGTTGCCACATGATTGGCGCTGGTGTTACGGATATGATTGCTGAGGCAGTGGTTGCTCGTAAACTGGAAACTACAGGTCACGAAATCCTGAAATCAATTCACCCGCACCCAACAATGAGCGAAGCCGTTATGGAAGCCGTTGCTGATGCTTATGGTGAAGTAATTCACTTGTAA
- a CDS encoding IS256 family transposase, whose translation MKKEDLLSDEFLKQFKTGEDLYGFLAQLQKRGIEKMLEGELDAHLGYDKHEKTTKSNARNGFSNKKIKTSFGESQIQVPRDREASFNPLIVPKRQNMLDGLENVIISLYAKGMSNSDIEEQIREVYNFEVSTSTISRITDTVSSDIIAWQNRPLEAVYLIVWMDGIVFKVRENSKIVNKTIYLAVGLNREGKKEVLGMWLGKNESASFWLGVLTDLKARGVEDILITATDNLNGFTQTIKNVFPESQTQICVVHQIRNSARYVVWKDKKEFSADMKLIYNAPTKEAAKASLGDFSKKWNNKYPYAIKSWEENWEELTVFFDFPVEIRKIIYTTNLIENLNGKIRKYTKNKLSFPTDEAVLKSVYLALREATKKWSMPIQNWGLILNQFLTIFEKRVQL comes from the coding sequence ATGAAAAAGGAAGATTTATTATCCGATGAATTTTTGAAGCAATTCAAAACAGGCGAAGACCTTTATGGCTTCTTAGCCCAACTACAAAAGCGAGGAATAGAGAAAATGCTCGAAGGCGAATTAGACGCCCATTTAGGCTATGATAAGCACGAGAAAACTACAAAATCCAATGCTCGTAATGGTTTTTCTAACAAGAAAATAAAAACCTCATTTGGCGAATCTCAGATTCAAGTTCCCAGAGATCGAGAAGCCTCATTTAACCCTTTAATTGTGCCCAAAAGGCAAAATATGCTCGATGGTTTAGAGAACGTAATAATCTCTCTCTATGCCAAAGGAATGAGCAATAGCGACATCGAAGAACAAATAAGAGAAGTTTATAATTTTGAGGTTTCCACTAGTACTATTTCTAGGATAACCGACACGGTTTCGAGTGATATTATTGCTTGGCAAAACCGACCTTTAGAGGCTGTTTATCTGATAGTCTGGATGGACGGAATTGTTTTTAAAGTTAGAGAAAACTCAAAAATAGTCAATAAAACCATCTATTTAGCCGTTGGACTTAATAGAGAAGGTAAAAAAGAAGTCCTTGGAATGTGGCTAGGAAAGAATGAAAGTGCTAGTTTCTGGCTTGGCGTTTTAACAGATTTAAAAGCTAGAGGAGTTGAAGATATACTAATTACTGCTACTGACAATCTAAATGGTTTTACGCAAACTATCAAAAATGTATTCCCAGAATCACAAACCCAAATCTGTGTAGTACATCAAATTAGAAACTCAGCTCGTTATGTGGTTTGGAAAGATAAAAAGGAATTTTCGGCAGATATGAAGCTTATTTACAATGCTCCAACTAAAGAAGCTGCTAAAGCATCTCTGGGAGATTTTTCTAAAAAATGGAATAATAAATATCCTTATGCGATTAAATCCTGGGAAGAAAATTGGGAGGAACTTACCGTATTCTTTGACTTTCCAGTAGAAATCAGAAAGATAATTTACACCACAAATTTAATCGAAAACCTCAATGGTAAAATCAGAAAATACACTAAAAACAAATTATCATTCCCAACGGATGAAGCTGTTTTAAAATCTGTATATTTGGCTTTGAGAGAGGCAACCAAAAAATGGTCGATGCCAATCCAAAACTGGGGATTAATCCTCAACCAGTTCTTAACTATATTTGAAAAAAGGGTTCAACTTTAA
- a CDS encoding helix-turn-helix domain-containing protein encodes MNWKVLKTEEDYNKASLRLMEIFHAAPNSPESDELDLLLVLVKDYDDKHYQLPELDALEVIKYKMEEMGLKAKDLEPLIGSKGHVSAILSGKREITLGSIL; translated from the coding sequence ATGAACTGGAAAGTATTAAAAACCGAAGAAGATTACAATAAAGCTTCCCTGCGATTGATGGAAATATTCCATGCTGCGCCCAACTCGCCCGAAAGTGATGAACTGGATTTATTGCTGGTTTTGGTAAAAGATTATGATGACAAACACTATCAACTGCCTGAATTGGATGCTTTGGAAGTAATCAAATACAAAATGGAGGAAATGGGTTTGAAAGCCAAAGATTTGGAACCCCTAATTGGGAGCAAAGGACACGTTTCGGCCATTCTTTCCGGCAAGCGTGAAATCACCTTGGGTAGTATCCTATAA
- a CDS encoding type II toxin-antitoxin system HigB family toxin, protein MKVLVKKTILFYTEKYPIAKTQLLIWYNEFSKWDFHNFNELKRVYGNASIVNNERVVFNIKGNDFRLVVSVNFLQTACYVIWFGTHKEYDKINVEKVAFDTVILDYKKE, encoded by the coding sequence ATGAAAGTCCTTGTAAAGAAAACCATTTTGTTTTACACCGAAAAATATCCAATTGCCAAAACGCAATTGTTGATTTGGTACAATGAATTTTCAAAATGGGATTTTCACAATTTCAATGAACTCAAACGAGTGTATGGAAATGCAAGTATCGTGAACAACGAAAGAGTTGTTTTCAATATCAAAGGGAATGATTTTCGATTAGTGGTTTCCGTTAATTTTTTGCAAACCGCCTGTTACGTGATTTGGTTTGGAACGCACAAAGAATACGATAAAATTAATGTGGAAAAGGTTGCTTTTGATACCGTAATTTTAGACTATAAAAAAGAATAA
- the yiaA gene encoding inner membrane protein YiaA, whose product MEDNLNSYTTQEKQTLSKTSKKKSIQVFDQKPTPAFIGASWITLFTGVISYCVGLWNSDMQLNERGYYFTILLFGLFSAISVQKSVRDRLEGLEVTDLYYGISWFSALSAILLLIIGLWNADLLLSEKGFYGMSYLLSLYASIAVQKNTRDKSYIENNKLTLEE is encoded by the coding sequence ATGGAAGACAATTTAAATTCTTACACTACTCAAGAAAAACAGACACTATCAAAAACATCGAAAAAGAAGTCAATTCAAGTATTTGATCAAAAACCTACTCCAGCATTTATAGGCGCTTCATGGATTACCCTTTTTACAGGAGTGATATCCTATTGTGTAGGATTATGGAATTCGGACATGCAATTAAACGAGAGAGGCTATTACTTTACCATTTTACTATTTGGTTTATTTTCGGCCATATCGGTTCAAAAAAGCGTAAGAGATCGATTGGAAGGATTAGAAGTAACCGATTTGTATTATGGCATTAGCTGGTTTTCAGCCTTGAGCGCTATTTTGCTTTTAATCATCGGATTATGGAATGCCGACCTATTATTAAGTGAAAAAGGTTTTTATGGAATGTCTTACCTTTTAAGCCTATATGCTTCTATTGCTGTCCAAAAAAATACACGCGACAAAAGTTATATTGAAAATAATAAATTAACTCTCGAAGAGTAA
- a CDS encoding MFS transporter, which yields MLEKNNKKLINAWSSFDWANSVYNLIVTTAIFPIYYLTTTQAVYGGEMVRFFNISIKNSVLYSFAISFSFLIIVFISPILSGIADYGGLKKQFMQFFTYLGSLSCIGLYFFTGENVEYGIACSILASIGYAGSLVFYNGFLPEVASNEFMDKVSAKGFSMGYIGSVVLLVVNLLLFQKPELFGFENGGSATRFGFILVGIWWIGFSQISFSYLKDRGKRKKITWDILGHGIKELKKVFKTVKSKLAMSRFLTSFFLYSMGVQTVMLLAPLFADKEIGLGADEMIIVVLIIQIIAIGGAYFFAFLSKLKGNGFAISTTLIIWIFVCIAGYFLKDKITFYALAAFLGFVMGGIQSISRSTYSKLIPTETKDTASFFSFYDITEKLAIVIGSLSYGLIDQLTGSMRNSMLFMSIFFIGGFVLLQLANLKKNME from the coding sequence ATGCTAGAAAAAAACAATAAAAAACTAATAAATGCCTGGTCTTCATTTGATTGGGCAAATTCAGTTTACAATCTTATAGTGACTACCGCCATATTTCCCATTTATTATTTAACCACAACCCAAGCAGTTTATGGTGGTGAAATGGTTCGATTTTTTAACATATCGATTAAAAATTCGGTGCTCTACTCCTTTGCTATATCATTTTCATTTTTAATAATTGTATTTATATCTCCCATATTGTCGGGAATAGCAGATTACGGAGGATTGAAAAAACAATTCATGCAATTTTTTACTTATCTGGGCTCTTTATCCTGTATTGGACTCTATTTTTTTACGGGAGAAAACGTGGAATATGGCATTGCCTGTTCCATTTTGGCCAGTATTGGTTATGCAGGTTCCTTGGTTTTTTATAACGGTTTTTTACCCGAAGTAGCTTCCAATGAATTTATGGATAAAGTAAGTGCAAAGGGGTTTTCCATGGGATATATAGGAAGCGTTGTTTTACTTGTTGTCAACTTGTTATTATTCCAAAAACCGGAATTATTTGGTTTTGAAAATGGCGGCTCAGCCACTCGATTCGGGTTCATTTTGGTTGGGATTTGGTGGATTGGATTTTCCCAAATTTCGTTCTCCTATTTAAAAGATCGAGGGAAACGTAAAAAAATAACCTGGGATATTTTAGGCCATGGCATAAAAGAGTTGAAAAAAGTATTTAAAACAGTGAAATCAAAATTGGCCATGAGCCGATTTCTGACCTCCTTTTTCCTTTATAGCATGGGCGTGCAAACGGTTATGTTGCTAGCCCCATTATTTGCTGACAAAGAAATTGGATTGGGTGCCGACGAAATGATAATAGTGGTACTAATTATACAAATAATTGCTATTGGAGGTGCTTACTTCTTTGCTTTTCTCTCTAAATTAAAAGGCAATGGATTTGCCATCAGCACGACCTTAATTATATGGATTTTCGTTTGTATCGCTGGATATTTTCTAAAAGACAAGATTACTTTTTATGCGCTTGCAGCCTTTTTAGGATTTGTAATGGGCGGAATACAATCAATTTCAAGATCAACTTATTCAAAATTAATTCCAACGGAAACCAAAGACACTGCATCCTTTTTTAGCTTTTATGATATTACCGAAAAACTGGCCATAGTTATTGGATCCTTGTCTTACGGATTAATTGACCAGTTAACCGGAAGTATGCGAAACAGCATGCTCTTTATGTCCATCTTTTTTATTGGTGGCTTTGTATTACTTCAATTGGCAAATCTTAAAAAAAATATGGAATGA
- a CDS encoding YybH family protein: MRKTHLIKVLLATLILLTLSCKKETEAPTETKPAFNLEEAKAAIETAGQTFVIAMNKGDSITLANCYTKDAKMMGANEKSIIGRPAIKKVFSDWIKGEMPTFTMKTIEIWGNEEMMAAEEEWTFSDKDGKILDSGKSIELFKMEDGKWRLYRDCYNSDLPCPSK; this comes from the coding sequence ATGAGAAAAACACATTTAATCAAAGTACTTTTAGCGACCTTAATTTTGCTAACCCTCAGTTGCAAAAAAGAAACGGAAGCACCGACCGAAACGAAACCGGCATTCAATTTGGAGGAAGCAAAAGCAGCCATAGAAACTGCCGGTCAAACATTTGTCATCGCCATGAACAAAGGCGATTCGATTACTTTGGCAAATTGCTACACTAAAGATGCCAAAATGATGGGTGCAAATGAAAAATCAATCATTGGAAGACCCGCAATTAAAAAAGTATTCAGTGACTGGATCAAGGGCGAAATGCCAACTTTCACGATGAAAACCATCGAAATATGGGGCAACGAAGAAATGATGGCGGCCGAAGAAGAATGGACCTTCTCGGACAAAGACGGAAAAATACTGGACTCCGGAAAATCTATTGAACTTTTCAAAATGGAAGACGGAAAATGGCGACTCTACCGAGATTGCTACAATTCCGACCTGCCTTGTCCTTCCAAATAA
- a CDS encoding type II toxin-antitoxin system ParD family antitoxin — MARNTSILLGDYFENFINEQISTGKYSSVSEVVRTALRVFEQEETKTKSLINELKIGEKSSKIRNFDRNKNLEMLKANFQK; from the coding sequence ATGGCACGAAATACATCAATCTTATTAGGAGACTATTTTGAAAACTTTATTAATGAACAAATTTCCACAGGAAAATACAGTTCAGTAAGTGAAGTTGTCAGAACTGCTTTAAGAGTTTTTGAGCAAGAAGAAACTAAAACAAAATCTCTAATCAATGAACTAAAAATTGGTGAAAAGAGTAGTAAAATCAGGAATTTTGACCGCAATAAAAATCTCGAAATGCTAAAAGCTAATTTTCAAAAATAG
- a CDS encoding type II toxin-antitoxin system RelE/ParE family toxin → MPEYIISEKALEDINNIWIYTAENWSVEQADRYYNLIIDEIEYIVDNIDMACDFGKIRKSYSYSKVKSHLIFFKKDKTNEIEVVRVLHERMDIENRLAE, encoded by the coding sequence GTGCCTGAGTATATAATTAGTGAAAAGGCATTAGAAGATATTAATAACATTTGGATTTATACGGCAGAAAATTGGTCTGTCGAACAAGCAGATCGATATTATAACTTAATCATTGACGAAATTGAATATATCGTCGATAATATAGATATGGCTTGTGACTTTGGGAAAATTCGAAAATCATATAGCTATTCAAAAGTAAAATCACATTTAATTTTCTTTAAAAAAGACAAAACAAATGAAATTGAAGTCGTTAGAGTTTTACACGAAAGAATGGATATTGAAAACAGATTAGCGGAATAA